The Haloarchaeobius amylolyticus genome window below encodes:
- a CDS encoding MogA/MoaB family molybdenum cofactor biosynthesis protein has translation MSDHDHGDADGHGHDDHDHHGHDGDGGHDHDHHHHHDITSLGFGVVTVSSSRTLEEDAAGDALEAAIEDEGHEVTVRELVADEFDNVQGAVSRLTERKDVDVVVTTGGTGVTPDDVTVEAARQLFRKELPGFGELFRRLSYDDIGTTVVATRATAGISQGCPVFCLPGSRPAVELGIEEIILPEAPHLAGLAQRAIPDEDEEEE, from the coding sequence ATGAGCGACCACGACCACGGGGATGCGGACGGGCACGGCCACGACGACCACGACCACCACGGCCACGACGGGGACGGAGGACACGACCACGACCACCACCATCACCACGACATCACCTCCCTCGGCTTCGGCGTCGTGACCGTCTCGTCCTCGCGGACGCTGGAGGAGGACGCGGCGGGCGACGCCCTCGAGGCCGCCATCGAGGACGAGGGCCACGAGGTGACGGTGCGCGAACTGGTCGCCGACGAGTTCGACAACGTCCAGGGGGCCGTCTCGCGGCTCACCGAGCGCAAGGACGTCGACGTGGTGGTCACGACCGGCGGGACCGGCGTCACGCCGGACGACGTGACCGTCGAGGCCGCGAGACAGCTGTTCCGCAAGGAGTTGCCGGGCTTCGGCGAGCTGTTCCGGCGGCTCTCCTACGACGACATCGGGACGACCGTGGTCGCGACCCGGGCCACCGCGGGCATCTCGCAGGGCTGTCCGGTGTTCTGCCTGCCGGGGAGTCGCCCGGCCGTCGAACTCGGCATCGAGGAGATAATCCTCCCCGAGGCGCCCCACCTCGCCGGGCTGGCACAGCGTGCCATCCCCGACGAGGACGAGGAAGAGGAGTAA
- a CDS encoding zinc-binding dehydrogenase → MEAVQFSEHGESDVIEYGEFPDPEPGSEEVLVDIKAGALNHLDVWTRRGLPGVDLEMPHIPGSDAAGVVESVGEDVTRFEPGDRVALLAGVHCGKCEFCRTGDTALCVHYHVIGEHVRGVHAEYAAIPEENLTPVPEHVDWETAAAAPLVFQTAWRMLVERGELQQGESVLVLGASGGVGHAAVQIAAHAGAEVYATASSEEKLEHAKECGADHVIDYEDEDFAAKIREMTGKRGVDMVVDHVGEATWDNSLKSLAKDGRIVTCGATTGPRPKTNINRIFWNQLNIIGSTMATHGEAEKALSLVWDGTFEPKIRDTLPMSESQRAHEMLENREGFGKVVVIPDSEL, encoded by the coding sequence ATGGAAGCCGTCCAGTTCAGCGAGCACGGCGAGTCGGACGTCATCGAGTACGGAGAGTTCCCGGACCCCGAGCCGGGGAGCGAGGAGGTCCTGGTCGACATCAAGGCCGGGGCGCTCAACCACCTCGACGTGTGGACCCGGCGGGGCCTGCCCGGCGTCGACCTCGAGATGCCCCACATCCCGGGCAGCGACGCCGCGGGCGTCGTCGAGTCGGTCGGCGAGGACGTCACCCGATTCGAGCCGGGTGACCGCGTCGCCCTGCTCGCGGGCGTCCACTGCGGGAAGTGCGAGTTCTGCCGCACCGGCGACACCGCGCTCTGCGTGCACTACCACGTCATCGGGGAGCACGTCCGCGGGGTCCACGCCGAGTACGCCGCCATCCCCGAGGAGAACCTCACGCCGGTCCCCGAGCACGTCGACTGGGAGACGGCCGCGGCGGCGCCGCTGGTCTTCCAGACCGCCTGGCGCATGCTCGTCGAGCGCGGCGAACTGCAGCAGGGCGAGTCCGTCCTCGTCCTCGGTGCGTCCGGCGGCGTCGGCCACGCCGCGGTCCAGATCGCCGCCCACGCCGGCGCGGAGGTGTACGCCACGGCCTCCAGCGAGGAGAAGCTCGAACACGCGAAGGAGTGCGGCGCCGACCACGTCATCGACTACGAGGACGAGGACTTCGCGGCGAAGATCCGCGAGATGACGGGGAAGCGCGGCGTCGACATGGTCGTCGACCACGTCGGGGAGGCCACCTGGGACAACTCGCTGAAGTCCCTCGCGAAGGACGGCCGCATCGTCACCTGCGGCGCGACGACCGGCCCCCGGCCGAAGACCAACATCAACCGCATCTTCTGGAACCAGCTGAATATCATCGGGTCGACGATGGCGACCCACGGCGAGGCCGAGAAGGCGCTCTCGCTGGTCTGGGACGGGACGTTCGAGCCGAAGATCCGCGACACGCTCCCGATGAGCGAGTCCCAGCGCGCCCACGAGATGCTGGAGAACCGTGAGGGCTTTGGCAAGGTGGTCGTAATCCCAGATAGTGAGCTCTGA
- a CDS encoding DUF4397 domain-containing protein: MVATRRTVLQSVGIVGGTLALGGLGTVVVRADYHESTEEEAAAGMTELRVIHASPDAPDVDVLVDGDLVLSNVPFGTVSEYLALETGEHDVEITKAGEPDTVVFSETIDLAEGKFTIMALGEIGAATFQPQAFEDMATAPMEDEVAIRLIHASPDAPEVDVVLVALKEEITPDDIQVVEQLSFGSASEYLTSQPGPHAIEVYPAIDPESPPEAPPEPVATAEVDLQGGKAYSGIALGYLEAEGDQPMLELQLVTDATLDDQAAEDEEPIEEEEEEFPVEEDEEILCPTDEPAPPIEVDWIKSEGAFDPCTSCFGQRARQPVPRGYFPVRQRPFTFRPTWGLRRRYY; this comes from the coding sequence ATGGTAGCAACCAGACGCACTGTTCTACAGTCGGTCGGTATCGTCGGCGGGACACTCGCTCTCGGGGGGTTGGGGACCGTCGTCGTCCGCGCGGACTATCACGAGTCTACGGAGGAGGAGGCCGCTGCGGGGATGACCGAGCTGCGCGTCATCCACGCGTCGCCAGACGCGCCGGACGTCGACGTGCTCGTCGACGGTGACCTCGTGCTCTCGAACGTCCCGTTCGGGACCGTGAGCGAGTACCTCGCACTCGAGACCGGCGAGCACGACGTCGAGATCACGAAGGCCGGCGAGCCCGACACCGTGGTCTTCAGCGAGACAATCGACCTCGCGGAGGGCAAGTTCACCATCATGGCCCTCGGCGAGATCGGCGCCGCGACCTTCCAGCCGCAGGCGTTCGAGGACATGGCGACGGCCCCGATGGAGGACGAGGTCGCCATCCGTCTCATCCACGCGTCACCCGACGCGCCCGAGGTCGACGTGGTCCTCGTCGCCCTCAAGGAGGAGATCACGCCCGACGACATCCAGGTCGTCGAGCAACTGTCGTTCGGCTCCGCCAGCGAGTACCTGACGAGCCAGCCCGGCCCGCACGCCATCGAGGTGTACCCGGCCATCGACCCCGAGTCGCCACCCGAGGCGCCGCCGGAGCCGGTCGCGACCGCCGAGGTCGACCTGCAGGGCGGCAAGGCCTACAGTGGCATCGCGCTCGGCTACCTCGAGGCCGAGGGTGACCAGCCGATGCTCGAACTCCAGCTCGTGACGGACGCGACGCTGGACGACCAGGCGGCCGAGGACGAGGAGCCCATCGAGGAGGAAGAGGAGGAGTTCCCGGTCGAGGAGGACGAGGAGATACTCTGCCCGACCGACGAGCCGGCCCCGCCCATCGAGGTCGACTGGATCAAGTCGGAGGGGGCCTTCGACCCGTGCACGAGCTGCTTCGGCCAGCGCGCCCGCCAGCCCGTCCCGCGGGGCTACTTCCCCGTCCGCCAGCGCCCGTTCACGTTCCGGCCGACCTGGGGGCTCCGGCGCCGCTACTACTGA
- the carA gene encoding glutamine-hydrolyzing carbamoyl-phosphate synthase small subunit has product MTDAYVALEGGHVVEARGRAPGTARGELVFTTAYTGYEESLTDPSYEEQVLTFAYPLIGNYGVRPERFESDRVHPRAVVARELTDDVADWLTAEGVPAVDHLDTRDLVTDIREGGAMKCGIAVGDDVTPEDALAELEECKTMSEHTDIGAQVSVDEPEVYNQTGDGATVALVDCGAKKSIIDSLTERDATVHVLPYDTTPEEVTALAPDILFISNGPGDPANFEAAVSLVESFTGELPIAGICLGQQIVARALGGTTEKMDFGHRGVNQPVIDEATGRVVMTTQNHGYTVADPGDKLTVTQRNVNDDTPEGLDSEELSIITRQYHPEANPGPHDSLDFFDDVLDMVGASSDRRAVVADD; this is encoded by the coding sequence ATGACGGACGCCTACGTAGCGCTGGAGGGTGGCCACGTCGTCGAGGCGCGTGGTCGTGCTCCAGGGACAGCCCGTGGCGAACTGGTTTTCACAACAGCCTACACCGGATACGAAGAGAGTCTCACCGACCCCTCCTACGAGGAGCAGGTCCTCACCTTCGCGTACCCGCTGATCGGGAACTACGGCGTCCGACCCGAACGCTTCGAGTCCGACCGCGTCCACCCCCGCGCGGTCGTCGCTCGTGAACTCACCGACGACGTGGCCGACTGGCTGACCGCCGAGGGCGTGCCGGCCGTCGACCACCTCGACACCCGCGACCTCGTCACCGACATCCGCGAGGGCGGCGCGATGAAGTGCGGTATCGCCGTCGGCGACGACGTGACCCCCGAGGACGCGCTCGCCGAGCTCGAGGAGTGCAAGACGATGAGCGAGCACACCGACATCGGCGCGCAGGTCTCGGTCGACGAGCCCGAGGTCTACAACCAGACCGGCGACGGCGCGACCGTCGCGCTCGTCGACTGCGGCGCCAAGAAGTCCATCATCGACTCGCTCACCGAGCGCGACGCGACCGTCCACGTCCTGCCCTACGACACGACGCCCGAGGAGGTCACCGCGCTCGCGCCGGACATCCTGTTCATCTCGAACGGCCCCGGCGACCCTGCGAATTTCGAAGCGGCCGTCTCGCTCGTCGAGTCCTTCACGGGCGAACTCCCCATCGCGGGCATCTGCCTCGGCCAGCAGATCGTCGCCCGCGCGCTCGGTGGCACCACCGAGAAGATGGACTTCGGTCACCGCGGCGTCAACCAGCCCGTCATCGACGAGGCGACCGGTCGCGTCGTCATGACCACGCAGAACCACGGCTACACCGTCGCCGACCCCGGCGACAAGCTCACCGTCACCCAGCGCAACGTCAACGACGACACCCCCGAGGGCCTCGACAGCGAAGAGCTGAGCATCATCACGCGCCAGTACCACCCCGAGGCCAACCCCGGTCCGCACGACTCCCTCGACTTCTTCGACGACGTGCTCGACATGGTCGGTGCCTCCAGCGACCGTCGAGCGGTCGTCGCCGACGACTGA
- a CDS encoding DUF7853 family protein — protein MAATHHPGPECEFGLGRAEAWVVHHVMVEQLTREDHDGEEPWWALDIVRKLENGTTTFTTYEAWRLREALLAHAERAETPDTDVAMAMAIVHRIEETFGSPPMLES, from the coding sequence ATGGCAGCAACGCACCATCCCGGGCCCGAGTGCGAGTTCGGGCTCGGCAGGGCAGAGGCGTGGGTCGTCCATCACGTGATGGTCGAACAGCTGACGCGCGAGGACCACGACGGCGAGGAGCCGTGGTGGGCACTGGACATCGTGCGGAAGCTCGAGAACGGCACCACGACATTCACCACATACGAGGCGTGGCGCCTCCGGGAGGCCCTCCTGGCACACGCCGAGCGGGCGGAGACGCCGGACACCGACGTGGCGATGGCGATGGCCATCGTGCACCGCATCGAGGAGACGTTCGGCTCGCCGCCGATGCTGGAGTCCTAG
- a CDS encoding cupin domain-containing protein, with product MALDRYPDLDPDAGEVLDAEVVVADDVLVKAFALGPGATLEPHEHGSSANVFHVVEGTVTVIQDDTEETVSAPGVVFHDRGVAHGARNDGDEAAVLTATLAPFPG from the coding sequence ATGGCGCTTGACCGCTATCCGGACCTCGACCCCGACGCGGGCGAGGTGCTCGACGCAGAGGTCGTCGTCGCCGACGACGTGCTCGTGAAGGCATTCGCACTCGGCCCCGGCGCGACGCTCGAACCGCACGAACACGGCTCGTCGGCCAACGTCTTCCACGTCGTCGAGGGGACCGTGACCGTCATCCAGGACGACACCGAGGAGACCGTCTCCGCACCCGGCGTGGTGTTCCACGACCGGGGCGTCGCCCACGGGGCGCGCAACGACGGGGACGAGGCGGCCGTCCTGACCGCGACGCTCGCACCGTTCCCGGGCTGA
- a CDS encoding Lrp/AsnC family transcriptional regulator yields MDELDRQILNILRRDARTPYTEIAEQVGTSEGTVRNRVERMTEEDVIERFTVATRTGNVKAMIEVGVAVDVDTTDISGRMAEWEEVDFVWQVSGEEDVVLVVDCADTQGVNKLITQARELEEVVSTKTRLILDERLG; encoded by the coding sequence ATGGACGAACTCGACCGCCAGATACTGAACATCCTCCGACGGGACGCCCGAACACCCTACACCGAGATCGCCGAACAGGTCGGCACCAGCGAGGGCACCGTCCGGAACCGCGTCGAGCGGATGACCGAAGAGGACGTCATCGAACGGTTCACCGTTGCGACGCGGACCGGGAACGTCAAGGCGATGATAGAGGTAGGTGTTGCGGTCGACGTCGACACCACCGACATCTCCGGGCGGATGGCCGAGTGGGAGGAGGTCGACTTCGTCTGGCAGGTCTCCGGCGAGGAGGACGTCGTGCTGGTGGTCGACTGCGCGGACACGCAGGGGGTCAACAAACTCATCACGCAGGCGCGCGAGCTGGAGGAGGTCGTCTCGACGAAGACGCGGCTCATCCTCGACGAACGGCTCGGCTAG
- a CDS encoding NUDIX hydrolase, translated as MSTPEDSETASEELPHKNASQEVIAVDADDNEQGLVNRLDAHTGEGIRHRAFTSLVFDEDDNILLAQRAADKRLWGTWWDGTVASHPVEGQSQEAATRERLEEELGITPDQYENLQLTDRFEYKRYFENAGVEHEVCAVLKLTLTDTSLDPDPEEVEGLMWVPYERLHDHPEYYRQLRLCPWFEIAMRRDFD; from the coding sequence ATGAGCACACCCGAGGATTCGGAGACCGCCTCCGAGGAACTCCCGCACAAGAACGCGTCCCAGGAGGTCATCGCCGTCGACGCCGACGACAACGAACAGGGACTCGTGAACCGTCTCGACGCCCACACCGGCGAGGGCATCCGCCACCGCGCGTTCACCTCGCTCGTCTTCGACGAGGACGACAACATCCTGCTCGCCCAGCGCGCCGCCGACAAGCGCCTCTGGGGGACCTGGTGGGACGGCACCGTCGCCTCGCACCCGGTCGAGGGCCAGTCCCAGGAGGCCGCGACCCGCGAACGCCTCGAGGAGGAACTCGGCATCACGCCGGACCAGTACGAGAACCTCCAGCTGACCGACCGCTTCGAGTACAAGCGCTACTTCGAGAACGCGGGCGTCGAACACGAGGTCTGTGCCGTCCTGAAGCTCACGCTGACCGACACCAGCCTCGACCCCGACCCGGAGGAGGTCGAGGGGCTGATGTGGGTGCCCTACGAGCGCCTCCACGACCACCCCGAGTACTACCGCCAGCTCCGTCTCTGTCCCTGGTTCGAGATCGCGATGCGCCGCGACTTCGACTGA
- a CDS encoding polyamine ABC transporter substrate-binding protein translates to MGGRSRRAVLGALAATSSGVAAGCFGAGDRRRPPTTTDTSERGNPVLRDRLGLSLPEYDIEDELRIFQWHDYWPRETIRHFADAFGVDVTVDYYNSNETMYRALQDPTAPSYDLVFPSGYYVTLLVDEERIAPLDRSKLTNWSNLAPRWRTQPTYDPGPGRHSVPFQWGTSGIAWNRDRTDIPLPVSWDVLWDDAYAGQVTMLNDVRESVGVALKRLGYSINTTDESQVREAGELLREQRPLVLAYDSTHIVSNLVDQRASPVHTWSGEAFIAYWQLFENGDSPIEYHIPTEGGVMWVDAAAIPVTAAHPNAAHAFVDYLLDPRVSATISNYNFYASPNEAALPYIDDWVRQNPSIYPPPDRLEALEYVRDVGAAIETYAAVWEAVTGRTVDDGAELLPARESGGR, encoded by the coding sequence ATGGGGGGACGCAGTCGCCGGGCCGTTCTCGGTGCGCTCGCAGCCACGAGCAGTGGCGTCGCCGCCGGCTGTTTCGGGGCCGGTGACCGGCGCCGGCCACCCACGACGACCGACACGTCGGAGCGCGGGAACCCCGTGTTGCGCGACCGCCTCGGCCTCTCGCTGCCCGAGTACGACATCGAGGACGAGTTGCGCATCTTCCAGTGGCACGACTACTGGCCCCGGGAGACCATCCGGCACTTCGCCGACGCGTTCGGCGTCGACGTCACCGTCGACTACTACAACTCGAACGAGACGATGTACCGGGCGCTGCAGGACCCGACAGCGCCCTCGTACGACCTGGTCTTCCCCAGTGGCTACTACGTGACGCTCCTCGTGGACGAGGAACGCATCGCGCCCCTGGACCGCTCGAAGCTCACGAACTGGTCGAACCTCGCGCCGCGGTGGCGGACCCAGCCGACCTACGACCCCGGGCCCGGCCGGCACTCCGTCCCGTTCCAGTGGGGCACGTCCGGCATCGCCTGGAACCGCGACCGGACGGACATCCCACTGCCGGTGTCGTGGGACGTGCTCTGGGACGACGCGTACGCGGGCCAGGTCACGATGCTGAACGACGTGCGCGAGAGCGTCGGCGTCGCGCTCAAGCGACTCGGCTACTCCATCAACACGACCGACGAGAGTCAGGTCCGCGAGGCCGGTGAGCTGTTGCGCGAGCAGCGCCCGCTGGTGCTCGCGTACGATTCGACCCACATCGTCTCGAACCTCGTCGACCAGCGCGCCTCGCCCGTCCACACCTGGTCCGGGGAGGCGTTCATCGCCTACTGGCAGCTGTTCGAGAACGGCGACTCGCCCATCGAGTACCACATCCCGACGGAGGGCGGCGTGATGTGGGTCGACGCGGCCGCGATTCCGGTCACGGCCGCCCACCCGAACGCGGCCCACGCCTTCGTCGACTACCTGCTGGACCCACGGGTGAGCGCGACCATCTCGAACTACAATTTCTACGCCTCGCCGAACGAGGCGGCGCTCCCGTACATCGACGACTGGGTGCGCCAGAACCCCAGCATCTACCCGCCCCCGGACCGCCTGGAGGCGCTCGAGTACGTCCGCGACGTGGGGGCCGCCATCGAGACCTACGCCGCGGTCTGGGAGGCGGTGACCGGCCGGACGGTCGACGACGGCGCCGAACTTCTGCCGGCGCGCGAGTCCGGGGGCCGATGA